In Desulfovibrio sp. TomC, the sequence GCAGATACCCCACTTGGCTTATCCAGGCGGCGGTCAACCCGGCCAAATGCCTGGTGGCTTCGTAGGTGCGCGTCACATGCCAGGCGATATGGTTCATGTTCTTCGTCGTTGGCGCGTACCGCGCGACCTGAAAGATTTCGTCCAAGGTTTCCTGGGGCAACGGTGTCCTCTTGAATTTGCGTATGGAGCGCCGGTTGCGGATCAGGGCGTCGAGGGCTTCCGGCGTCGCCTGTCCCGGTTGCACCGCGAGAAAATCATTTGGCGGGAGTTTGGCATGCTCCAAGGCGGCGGTTGGGCAGACAGCCACGCAGTGCCCACAGTTGATACAGTTTTTTTCGCTTTCCGGACTGGTGATTGGATATCCTTCGGCGTCGGTGGTCAGGACCGCGAAAGGGCAGGTTGCAACACAAAATCCATCCCGCTTACAGCGTGTCCTATCGACGGTGATATTAGCCATGCTATTCTCCTTCTGGGGATCGTTACACTGTTTTGTTGCACGCTATGGTTCGCTCAAGACGCACCGGCAGATCCGTGGCTCTGAGCTGCTTCGGGCCGACGGTCGGGGATTTGTCTGGAGAGGGCTGATACGATTCGCATTACGAACCATGATTCACTCCTGGCATGAGTGGTTTGCGCCCGGCGGAACTTTGCCGGGCCGCTTTGCCATGGCGACGACGGCCGCGAACCAGACGGGGATGGCGGAGAAAAGGTCGCCAGAGGTCTCGTCCGGACCGCGCGTCGGGTTAGCGACACTGCATTCAAACAACGATCGCCCCTCCCCGGTTGGTGTCCACAAACAGATATTCAGGATGAGGCAGCACTTCCAATAGACCGGTCTACGTAATGCTTGTTAAAAAAAGAGTTGCGGTTTTTATCTCTGAGCCAGGAATACATTGAAATATAAATGGATAAAATGCCGTAACGGTTCTGGTGACTTTTTGATTTTTGAGCGAAGCACTGCTCCTTGAAATGATGCAATCATGTTTTCGGCGAGCATTGCAACGTCTATATATGCGGGGATTGAGCTGTCGTTCTGTGCCTGAATAAGCACATCAGAGACGCGTTTCTCCCAAAGTTGTAGTGATAGTTCAAGGCGTTGCCGGACACTTTCGTATTGATCGGACATCTCCTGGCCTAAGTTGCCAAGGAGGCAGCCCTTGTAGCATCCACTTTCTTCAAATGTGGCAATGATGGTTTCGAAACTTTTTTTGACACGCTCAAGCGCTGGTAAAGACGCATCGTTAAGAATAGGGGAGAGCACTGCACTCCTGCTCGCAACAAATTTGTCGATAACCGCCAGAGAAAATTCTTCTTTGCTTGAGAAAAAGTTGTAAAATGAACCCTTTGGAATCTTTGCTTCCTTCAGAATCGCCTCAACGCCGGTGCCATTGAACCCTCTGCTCCATACGAGATCGAGTCCAACCTGGAGGAGGGTCTCTTTGCTGTGAATGCGTTTCATGGCTGAGCAATTAGACCGGTCGTTCTAAAAAGTCAACATCTATTTCGTCGCTTGGTCCCGGCTATTCGATGCGACTTTGCGCGGCAGTGGCTCCATGCTGGCGGCCTCGCGAAATCGAAGCTATTCCGATTGTTTATGCATATGTTCTGTCAGATAGTGGCCGACAGGATAGCCATAGGGCTGTTGGCAGGCGAGCGACAGAGGTTTTGGCTGCCCCTGCCCGGGAAAGTGCCGCAAGAACTGGCCGAGTAAGGCACCGTTAGCGATGGATCTGCAGGCATCATGGGCAAAAAACCTCGCTTATTTACTGCAAATTAACAAAAAATTAATTTTTCAGCTGCGAAATGCTTACGAAACCTTTTATCAATTAATGACAGATAATTAGTTGTTGTTTCGTCAGAAAACGTAAACCAGTAAGAATCCAATTCCACGGTAAACGTCGAAGAGCCAAGAAGCCCAGGTCCTGCCGTAAAACTCGGAATACTGCTGCTTCAACCCTCGGAAAAGTCCAAAAAAACCAAATTCAAAGACCTAAAAGAATTGTGCAACCGTCTCCCTGAGCAGTTGCCGAGAAGGCCGTTGGTGCGTATATGGCGTTGTGAGTAGGTACTGCTTTGAAGCTTATAGCGTTAGGAAAGAAAGGGGCGGGCATGGATACAGCAAGAGTCGAGGCAATACATAAGCAAACTGTCCGCGAGACCATGCAGGAAAACGCCAAGCTCTGCGTCGCGTTCATGGTGATGAACATGTTGGCCGCGACGATCGCCAGTTATGGCCTTTTCGCCAACAGTCCGGCCGTCATTATCGGAGCCATGATCATTGCCATGTTGCTCGGGCCGATCACGGGCGTCTCGTTGGCCCTCGTCGACAGCGACATGAAGGCGTTGTTTCGAGGTATAGGCACGCTCCTCGTAGGCGCTGCCGGCGTCATTGCCACGGCATACACTATTGGCTCAATTCATATCGATGTGCCTATTACGGCGGAAATACTCGGACGGACCCATCCGAATTTCGCGGACCTCATGATCGCCCTGGCCGGTGGGGCGGCCGGCGCGTATGCCTCGGTTTCGCCCCGGCTCAGCGTCGCCTTTGTCGGCGTGGCCATCGCCACGGCGCTGGTGCCGCCCCTTTGCGCCGCGAGCATCCTCCTGGCGCGCGGCCAACACCAATTGGCGTTTGGCGCGTTCTTGCTGACTTTCACCAACATCGTCGCCATCCAGTTCGCCTCGTCCGTGGTGCTTTTTGTCACCGGCTTTCGTAAAGTGACCGAAACCAAGGGCCTGTCCTTTTTGCAGTTCCTGAAGTTCAACTTGGTCAGCATCGCCATCCTGGCCATCCTGGCCGTGGTCCTTACCAACAGCATGCACGAAGTGCTCTCCAAGAAAATCTACGAAGCCAACGTCCGCAGCGTGCTGGAGCAGGAATGCGCCACCGCGGACGGTTGTTATCTGGCGGACATCCGTTTTGGCCCACGTTGGAAGCAGGAAAACGTCATTTCCGCCGTTGTTCGGGGGCCGCAGCCGCCGACGCCGGAGCGCATCGCGGCCATTGAAAAGAAGCTGCCCGCCCATCCCAAGGGCCTGCCTGTGGAGCTTCGGGCGCGGTATGTGCCAACAACGACGATCAACCGGGACGGCGTCCTTTACGAGAACATCCAGGAGGGCGACGGGAATCCATGACCGGTTGGCGGCCCGGCCAGGTTCTGGAGTTGACCCGATCTCGTGGACAGCGAATCCTTTGAGAAGGAGAGGTTCACGATGTCGAAACGCCCCCTGTACAGGCCCGTCGCGGGGCATTCGTTTTCGGTGGTTAGCCAGGACGTACAGCGTCGTGGTTGCCGCTATCGGCCCGGGGATACGGCAGAAACCATGGTGAAACGGACGGACAAGGCTCTTTATGAGGCCGCAGACTGGCCGCGATCCTGCCGCTCTGGAACGCGGACCGGCCTGTCGCGCCCAAAAAATGTTGGCAGGCGCGCCATAGACGTGTTGGCTGTCCGTTGGCGGTCTGTTGGCTGATGCGCCTCAGACCTACTGGTGGCTGTTGGCTGGAGCCGACAAAGGCGCTGTGCCTCCCCGGATTTTATGCAAAAAAATACAATATTTTAAATATGTTATGCTTTTCTGTTGGCATGGCATTCAAGAGATCGCGGGGTCGATTCCCTCCAGCTCCACCAGAAAGCATGCACGGGGTTCGGTGATAAGCCTAACCCCTTTTTCTTTTGGACCCGCCAACACTACGCCACCTGGTTTTGTTGGTTCCCCTGTATGAGCGTCACAAGGGTTCGCAGAAGCGAGCCGGCTTGAGCACCCGGAAAAGGGGGCTTGTTTTTTTTCAAGAGGTCGCCCCCACCTCTCCGTCTCTTTCGCTCTTGTCAGAATTTTTCTTCAATTTTACGAATAGTTGCAAAAAAAGAAACCATGGGCGCTTGTGGAATTTTCAAGCGATCTCCCCCGTTTTGGATTTTTGGACATTTTGGGTACAGCCTCAGTAAAAAATCGGAAGCAGGGAGTCGATCACTGCCCCGGTCCTCGTCGCCGGCGCCGAAGGCTGACCCTGATACAGTGTTTGCCGCAGGAACTCGGCGAGGAAGCCATGGGGGACGGGATAGTACCGGGTCGGTTGATCTTCCTGGGCCGGCTCCGTCCCTTTTCTGACGTTCCTGGCATCGCAGGGTGTCTGCTGGGGATTCCCTGCCGATCTGCTTCTTGCCCTTGAGTGTTTTTTGTGGGATTATTTCAAGGTTAGAAAAAGGCTGACCTGTAGAGTTGAGGCGGGATTGTCGCTATGGCAGCATGAACAATTTATCTACCAGGAGAACAAGGTATGAAGCTCAAAGTTGCTATTGCGTTCTGTTTTTCATTGATCCTGACTGCATCATTGGCTTTGGCTGGCGGGAAAGTTCCTTCGCTGATCGGGAAATGGAATGTCGAGTCGTCAGGCGGTATGATGCTCAATGCTGAAAAGGAAGGGAAAGAAACCCATTGGACTGTTGGGCAGAGGGTTTTGAAAGGGCAAATTGACATTTCCAGTCAGGAAGATCGCTTTGTGACGGGGACGTACACGTCTGCCCGTGGATCAGAGAAGTTTATCGCCATGATCACTCCTGACGGAAAATATATGTACGCCTCCGATACCGATGGTTTTTTTGATTGCAAGATTGCGAACAAGGATACCCTTGAAATCGTCTACCGGCATGTGAAGGCATCGGACAGCGTTGTCGCCATTGGGGTGGCGAAACGCCAGAAGTAGTCACCATGGCACGATTCTCCTCAGTTTATTGGATATGCTGGGGTTACCCCTGATCCGGGTGGCCCCTTTATGATTTCAGTTGGATACGCTGCAAACAGGGAAACACGGCTCCGGGATCGTCGCTTAACGGACGGACACCCTTCGTGGGGCAGGATCTCACGGTCGCTTCCTCGGCGGATGTGGCCCCTTTGGCTGGCACATGCGGCTAACGAGATGGAAACATACTGGGCCTGGAGCAAAATCGGACACGACTCCCGCCTCGCAGCCCCGATAAACGTGACAAACAGCTCCTTGCAAGAATGACGCAGCGGTCTCGAATCGTTGCGTTGCGCTGGGTCAATGCATTTCAAGATGGCAGACTGCCGTACTCGGCTTAAAATGTAATGATGTCGAGTGTATAGCCAGCGTCGTGACTGCTTTGGGCGAAGAAACGTCCTGCCTGCGTCTGGCCGCGCACCGACAAGACAGGCTACTTCCTGTTGCCGTAACGGTATACAGAAAGACGTATTGGTTTTGAAAGTTCCTCTCTGCAATCAACAGCAGGCATGTGACCTGAAAACCGACATGTTGCCGCCATTGTCTTCGGCTTTACATACTATATCTGTGCGATGCAGGCGTCGCTGGCTCGAATTGACCGGATAGAGGAGCCTGGACAATCTCCCTTGGATCGGGATACGTCCCAGCGAGTTGCCTGCTCCACCAGCTAGCGGGCGCGAAGGACGCTCTTGATGGGAAACCATCCCCCGGAGAAAGACGCCGCCGGCACGTTTACCCGTCAAGGGTTCACCGTCATGGTCAAGCCGGCCGGACCGGATTGTAACCTGACCTGCTCCTACTGCTTTTATCGAACCAAACGACGGCTTTTCAAAGACCCACACCCGCGCATGGGCCGGCGTGTGGTTGAACGCTTCATAAAAAGCTATCTCGAACTCCATCCCGGGCCGGATGTTCCCTTTGCCTGGCAGGGTGGCGAGCCGCTTCTGGCCGGCCTTCCCTTCTTTGAACAGGTCGTGCGCCTGGCGCGTCGCCACACGCCGGCAGGCAAGCGGGCCTGCCAGGCCGTACAGACCAATGCCACCTTGATCGATCGTGATTTTGCGCGGTTTTTTGCCCAAAACGCATTCCTGGTCGGCGTGAGTCTCGACGGACCCGCTGCATGTCACGACGCCTACCGCCGTCGCGCCGGCCAGCCGACCCATGCAGAGGTCATGGCCGGTCTGACGCGCTTGCGGGAGCACGGCGTCGCCTACAACATCCTGTGCGCGGTCCACGCCGCCAACCAGGAGCATCCCGAGGACGTCTACCGTTTTTTGCGCGACGCGGCCGGGGCCACGTTCATCCAGTTCATTCCCATCGTCGCCGACGGCGCAGGGAGCCTGTGCTCGGCCAGCGTCACCCCGGCTGCGTTCGGTTCTTTCCTGTCGCGGGTGTGGGATGTCTGGCGACGTGAGGATGTCGGCCGGGTATACGTCGGCCATTTCGACGCCGCCCTGGCCGCCCATCTGGGCCAGTCCGGGGCAATTTGCGCCATGGCCCGGGACTGCGGCCGAGCCCTGGTGCTCGAGCACGACGGCAGCCTGTATGCCTGCGATCATTTCGTGGACGAAACCAATTATCTGGGCAGCCTGGCCCGGCAATCCCTGTCCGAACTGCTGGCCAGTCCGGTCCTGGCGGCCTTCGGCGCGGTCAAGGCCGCGACGCTTCCTGCCCTCTGCCGGCAATGCCCCGATCTTTTCGCCTGCGGCGGCGGCTGCCCCAAGGATCGCCTGCAGGTAGCCCCCCCGGGAGCCTTGACCGCGCCGTACCTGTGCCAGGGCTTCAAGGGCTTTTTTCGCCATGCCGGCCCGGAACTGGCTGCCATGGCCGACGTCATCCGGCGACAACCAGCCTTTCGACGCGTGACGGACGAATCCGCTGCAAGGAGAAACGCACCATGACAGACCATGCCATGCCAACCGTCACCCGACGCGAGTTTCTCAAGGGCTCGGCCCAAGTCCTGACACTGGGCGTCGTGGCCTCGGCCCTGCCCGGACTGCCCGCCATGGCCGGTGGCCCGGCCCAGGCAAAGGCCGCCGCGCTCCCGGCCAGACCCAACCTGCTCATCCTGATCAGCGACCAGGAGCGCTATCCCCGGAACTGGCCCGACGGCTGGGCCGAGGCCAACCTCAACAAGGCGCGAGCGCGCCTTCTGGCCAACGGCCTGGATTTCTCCCGGGCCTTTTGCAGCGCCTCCATGTGCTCGCCCAGCCGGGGCAGCCTGTTTACCGGGCTCTATCCCGCCCAGCATGGCGTGACCATGACCCTGGCCGAAGGCGGCGTCGAGACCACCCTTTCCCCGGATCTGCGCAACCTAGCCCACCTGCTCGTCGAGGCCGGCTACGACGTGCAGTTGCGGGGAAAATGGCATCTGTCCAAAGGGGCCGACGGCGGCACGCCCACGAGCGACGATTTGGCGCAATTCGGTTTCCAGGGGTGGGTTCCCACGGATGTGGCCGAAGCCCTCGACGTGAACACGCTGGCGGGCGGGTGCCCAGACATGGACGCGCCCATCGTGGAGCAGGCCGTGACCTATCTCCAGACCATGACCCCGGGAAAAACCCAGGCCAAACCTTTTTGCCTGGTCGTTTCCCTGGGCAATCCCCACGACATCCTGGCCTATCCCGGACTGTGGGACCAGGAAAGCTGCACGGACAACTGCTACAAGAATACGGCCAACCTCGATATGGGCATCGGTGTGCCGGACTCGCACGATGCAGACGACCTCTCGCTCAAACCCGTTGTCCAGAAGCAGGCGCTGAAACTCTACGCCAGCGGGCTGGGCACCCTCGTCTTGCCTCAAGAACAGCTCAACTACGTTAATTTTTACGGATACCTGCAAACGGTCATTGATGCTCAGTTCAATACGATCCTGCAAACCCTCGCGAATCAGGGCCTGACCGAATCCACGGTCGTGGTGCGCACCACCGACCACGGTGAACTGGGCCTGGCCCATGGCGGCCTGCGCCAAAAGATGTTCAATGTCTACGAGGAATGCGTCAACATCCCGTTGATTTTTTCCAATCCGCTTCTGTTTCCGGCCGCCCGGCAAACCACGGCCTACGCCACACTGATAGACATGGTTCCCACCCTGTCCAGCCTGTGCGGCATTCCCAAATGGAAGTGGTCGTACCTGCCGGGCAAGGACTTGACGCCTGTCCTTACGGGCGCCGCGTCCCAGGTCCAGGACACCATCCTCTTCACGTTCGACGACGAATACGCCGGGCAGATCTCCGCGCCTCCCTTCATTACCGAGCCGTGTCACATCCGTTGCATCATCCACAAGGACGCCGACGGAGAATGGAAATACGCCCGCTACTATGACCCTGCCGGAGTCGCGGCCGAAACGTACGAAATGTACTGCCTGCGGGATGGAACGGGAAACGCGGTCGATCCGGATGAACTGGACAACGTGGCCAACAGCGGCAGCCCCAACTATGCGCAATACGCAGCCAAGCGGCAGGAGCTGGCCCAACTTTTGGCCGTAGTCGAGGCAACGCGCCTCGCCCCGGTCACGCCGCCAGGGCCGCCCCAGCCCCAGCTCGATCTGCTCTTGCTCAACAGTTGAACAACGGGACACGGAGGGGTTTCTGTCCGCATGTATCAGTAAATTCTTAAGTATTCAAACATGACGCCTTCATCGCATACAGCAATGATCGCCCGAGGTTGTCAGGCATGGCACATCGCGGGGGCGCTCCATGAGCCAGCAGCATCAGCCGCCTTTCTCCACCCCGCCAGCCATCAAGTCGGCCGGCTCTTGCTGCTCATGGATGGTAAAATGCCCCGGGAAGCGTTGCAGGATTGACTTCATTTGCAAGACCGGTGGGCCAAACCATGGCATAAGCGCGCCGATAGAGCCGTTGGCAGGTTGGCCACAGACGCGTTGGCTGTCTGTAAAAAGCGGGCCGCCTCTTCCGAGACGGCCCGCTCAATTTTTTCCATTCCAGGGGTCCGGGGGGATGATCCCCCCGGCGGGGTCTCAGGGGCAGCGCCCCTGATTCTCTTTTATTCCCAACTACACCAACGGCGTGTTCGCCACGATGCTCCAGACGCCGCAGGGGCAGGCGTTGCCGCAGAAGCCGCAGCCGATGCACTTGTCCGGGTCCGACACCATGGCGAATTCCTTGCCTTCCTTCTGCTGCCGCGAAATCGCCCCAACCGGGCAGATCGTTTCGCACAGGCCGCAGTCGCGACACGCCCCGCAGGACGAGCACTGGCTGGCGCAGCTGGTCAGGTCGTTAAACTCCATGACGCGCGGGTCAAAGTATTCGAGCTTGGCCCGCTTGTAGTCGATCATCTGGCGGGTGTCCTCGCACGGCCGTTTGCCGGTGAGGATTTCGTCAATGGCCCGGGCAGCGTCGCGGCCCATGCCGATGGCCTGGGTGAGCAGGCCGGGTTTGACGATGTCGCCGATGGCGAACACCTTGGGATTGGTGGTCTGGTAGATGGGGCTGACCTTCACATGGCCGCGCTCGGTGGCAATGGTGTCGCCGAGGAACTCGATGTCCGGCACGTCGCCAACGGACAGGATCACGGTGTCGGCCGGGACGAGTTCCCCGGACTGGAGCATGACCCCTTCGGCCGTGATCTCCTTGGTGAAGCAGGGATACTTGAAGACCGCGCCAACGGCTTCGGCGTCGTGGCGTTCCTTGCCAAAGGCGGCGGGCTTTTGGATGTCGATGAGCGTAATGGATTCGGCTCCGAAGCGGGCGGCCTCGGTGGCCACGTCGCAGCCGACGTTGCCGGCCCCGATGATGACCACGCGCTTGCCGACCTTGGCCGTGCCCTTTTTGGCGGCCTTTAAGAAGGTCAGGGCCGGGGTGGCCAGCTCCTTGCCGGGGACCGGCAGGATGCGGGGCTTGTTGGCTCCGATGGCCAGCACCACGTAGTCGAAGTCGGTGACGATCTGGGCGAACTCGTCGGCGGAAATCGTCTTTTGCAGCTGGATGTGCGGCAAAATCTCCCGGGCTCGGGCGATTTCGGCCTCCAGCACCTCGGAGGGGATGCGGCTGGACGGAATGGCGGCCGTGATCTTGCCGCCAAGCTTTTCCGACGGATCGTAGATGATGGCCTCGTGGCCGGCCAACCGCAGCTGCCAGGCCACGGACATGCCGGCCGGACCGCCGCCGATGACGGCCACGCGCTTGCCGGACAGTTCCGGGAGCTTGGGCATCTTGCCGGCCTTGGCGTTGGCCTTGCCGAGCAGGGCCGTATCAAGGGGCTTCAGGTTGCCGACATTGCGGGTGCAGCCCTGCATGCACAGGTTGGGGCACAGATAGCCGCAGATGGTGGCCGGGAAGGGCGTGTAGGCCAGGGCCAGATCCATGGCCTCGTCCATAAGGCCGTCGCGCACGAGCTGCCAGCGCTCCTGCACCGGGATGCCGGTGGGGCAGCTGGCCTGACAGGGGGACAGATATTTCTTGTTTTCCCAGACCGGCACGAAGCGGCGCAGTTCGCCGCTGACGATCAGGCCGACAGGGGTCCGGTCGGAATCGTCGAGATCGCCGATCAGGCCGCCGCGACCGAGTTCGGCATCCCAGACGTTGGCCCGGAAATCGCTGATGGCCCGGCGCACTTTGCCGGTCTTTTCGTACGGGCTGCGGGCCAGAATAAGCTGCCAGTCGTCGCGCCCGGCCAGGGAATCAAACAGTTCCGGCTGGCCGATGGCGGCCAGGAACTTGCTCAGATTTTCAGTCAGCCAGGCATAGGCGGCGTCGTCAACGGGCACGAGCTTGGCGTCGGCCAGGGAGAAGCCCTTGTACGGCCCGCGGAAGAAGATGCGTCCGCCGACCATGCCGACGCAGGGGCGATAGCCGAGCACGTTGTCCGGGTTTTGCGGATTGTGGCCGCAGACAACAGCCGTGCCGCCGGCCATGAACTCGGCGAAATAGTCGCCCACGCTGCCGAGAACGAACAGCTCCGGGGCGTCGTATTTCGGGTTCTGCTTGGTCATGGTCATGCCGCGCGAACCGATGTTGCCGGCGATCATGACCTTGCCCTGGGCCATGGCGTTGCAGGCCCCGTTGCCGGCGTTGCCGCGCACCACGATCTCGGCCCCGGCGTTGAGCCAGCCGATGTCGTCGGAGACCGAGCCTTCAATGAGGATCTTGGTGCCGGGGAAGCCCATGGACCCGGTGCGCTGGCCCGGCGAGCCGGTGATGCGCAGGGTGACGGGTTCGCTGCGCGAAACCCACAAACGCCCGCCAATGCCGTGCTGGCCGGAGGCTTCGACAGTGAGATCGCGCGCGCCCTGGGTCACGGCCTGCTGGATGTGCTCTTCCAGAAGACGCGATTCGACCCGGTGGCCGTTAACAATGCCGTGTATGGTGACGGTCTGGTGTGCCATGTCTTGCTGCCTTGGTGCGTAGGGGTATGACGCCCGGGTTAGACCACGTATTTGATCTTGAGCCGCTCGGCCACGTGGTAGTCGCTGATGCCCAGACCGTCGGACATGCCGATGGGGAGCGAGGTGGAGCGACCCAGCGGGGCGACGATCTTGCGCAGTTCGGTGTCGAAGGACAGGAAGACGTCAACCAGACGCTCGGCCACCTTTTCGGGATCGAGCCGGCGGTACACGCGCGGGTCCTGGGAGGTGATGCCCTTGGGGCACACGCCGATGTTGCAGACGTTGCAGCGGTCGTGCTCGGAACCCACGCACCCGGCCGCGGACTGCATGATGTACTTGCCGGACTGCACGGCGCTGGCGCCGAGCATGATCAGGGCGGCGGCGTTGGCGGCCAGATTGCCGTTTTTGCCGATGCCGCCGCCGGCCATGAGCGGAATCTCGTTCTGCTTGCCGGAGATGACCAAGTTTTCGTAGCAGTCGCGCAGGTTGGTGGCGATGGGGTGGCCCATGTGGTTCATGGAGACGTTGTAGGCCGCGCCGGTGCCGCCGTCCTCGCCGTCGATGGCCAGGCCCGCGGCGTAGGGGTTGCGCACGAGGTTGTTGAGCACTGCCGTCGCGGTCGTGGTGCCGGAGATCTTGGGGTAGACCGGGACGCGAAATCCCCAGGCCATGGACATGGACTGGATCATCTTGGCCACGGATTCCTCAATGGAATACTGGGTCTGGTGGGTCGGCGGGCTTGGCAGGGACACGCCCTGGGGCACGCCGCGGATGGCGGCGATGAGCTTGTTGACCTTGTACCACATGAGCAGGCCGCCGTCGCCGGGCTTGGCTCCCTGGCCGTACTTGATCTCGATGGCGCAGGGGTCTTCCTTCATGTCGGGCAGGGCTTTGATGATTTCATCCCAGCCGAAGTAGCCCGAGGCGACTTGCAGGATCATGTACTTGAGAAAGCGCGAGCGGAGCAGGCGCGGCGGACAGCCGCCTTCGCCGGTGCACATGCGCACCGGCATGCCCATCTCCTCGTTGAGATAGGTCACGCCCATGACGAGGCCTTCCCACATGTTGGGGGAGAGCGCGCCAAAGGACATGGAGCCGATCATCAGCGGATAGATTTCGCGCACCGCCGGCACCCAGGCATTGTCCGCCAGGGCGGCGAGGCCTTCCTCGGGGGGCTGGATGCGGCCGAGAAGCGTACGCAGCTCGAACTCGTGGCGGCCGGCGTCCAGGGCCGGGTCGGTGAGCATGGAGATGCGGATGAATTTGATCTGGTCGAGCAGGCTGCCGCCGTCGTTTCGCCGCCCGCCCCGGGTGCGGGCCGCGCCGCCCCGGTTGTTGTGGAACTTGAGCGTCGTTGCTTCCGGACGGAGTCTGGGAGCAATGGAGTTATTGGGGCAGACCATGTTGCACATGGCGCAGCCGATGCAGCGGTAGGCCGGATCGGTGCGCTGGCGGATGCCATGGTAAATGGCATAGGAATTGGTGGGCTTTTTGGCCAAAGCCGGGGTGGCCTCGACGGTCCGCTTGCGATGGACGCCAAGTTCGATGGCGTTTACCGGACACACCGCCGTGCAGCGCCCGCACAGGGTGCAGGTGTTCTTGTCCCACTCAATCTGCCAGGGCAGGTCGTTGACGCTTAGTGTGGACGGGGTAATGACTGCAGCTGATTGCATATGGTGACCTCTTGGCATTCGGGGCGCACGATGGCTGTATCCAGGTGCATGGGTTGAAAATCGGCGTACTGGTCGCGGTCGGGGATGGCCGCGTCGAGGCCGCAGATTTCCGAAGAGAAGGCAAAGATGCCGGGCTTGCCGCCGACCACGCCGGGCCGCAGCTTCTTGCGGTCCTGGACCATGAACATGGTCTTGTCGGGCAGGCAGCCGATGACGCAGTTGGGACCGTCGATGATGAGCTTGCGGCAGGTCTGCTTGATGCGGGCCAACAGCGCCCGGTCGGCGTGCCCTTCCATTTCGCTATCGGACAGCGGCGTGATGACGTGCTTGTAGTATTCGATGCCAAGCTGCAGCCGGTTGATCGTATAATGCATGATATGGGCGAAGACTTCGGAATCGGACTGATAGCCCATGTAGCCGGGGAACCCGCGCGAGAGCAGGTATTCCCGGATGGGCACAAAGGCCGTGTTTTCGCCGTTGGTCATGGTGCATACGCCCTGCAGGAAAAACGGATGGCAGGCGTAGAGATTGATGGCGTAGTTGGTGTTCTGCCGGCCCTGGGCCAGGATGCGGCGGCAGTCGAGTTCCGGGCGGGCAAGGCCCAGGTATTCGCCGATGGCCATGGGGTCGCCGACTTCCTTGACCATGACGGTGTCGGGCCAGAAGGAGAAGACGCGGATGGCCTCGGAGTCCTCGCCCATGCGGCGCAGTTCCACGCGCATGAGCATGTAGACCAGTTCGCGCTCGGCCTGCGGTTTGGCCTTGAGGTCGGCCGGGGCCTCGTAGGCCCGGGCCAGGTAGGTGCCCCGGATGGGGGTGCCAAGCGGCGCCTTGGTCTGGGGGATCAGCTCCAGGGTGTAGCGGGTGACGAAGCCGCGTTCGCCCATGAAGGCGTCAACGCGGTTTAAGCCTTCGTCGGTAAAAATTCCGGAGAGGATGGGTGCGTCCTTCATTTCACCGAAGGGGCCGCCAAGGTCGGAGAGGAACAGGCCAACGCCTGATCCGTCGTGCCCTTCCTTCATGACGTTAAGCGCCTCGATGGCGCGCATGGGGGACACTGGGTCCCGGCTGCTGAGGGCGAATAAGCGGCACATGGTCTACTCCGAATGATCGAATTCTCATTAAGGGGG encodes:
- a CDS encoding sulfatase-like hydrolase/transferase, giving the protein MTDHAMPTVTRREFLKGSAQVLTLGVVASALPGLPAMAGGPAQAKAAALPARPNLLILISDQERYPRNWPDGWAEANLNKARARLLANGLDFSRAFCSASMCSPSRGSLFTGLYPAQHGVTMTLAEGGVETTLSPDLRNLAHLLVEAGYDVQLRGKWHLSKGADGGTPTSDDLAQFGFQGWVPTDVAEALDVNTLAGGCPDMDAPIVEQAVTYLQTMTPGKTQAKPFCLVVSLGNPHDILAYPGLWDQESCTDNCYKNTANLDMGIGVPDSHDADDLSLKPVVQKQALKLYASGLGTLVLPQEQLNYVNFYGYLQTVIDAQFNTILQTLANQGLTESTVVVRTTDHGELGLAHGGLRQKMFNVYEECVNIPLIFSNPLLFPAARQTTAYATLIDMVPTLSSLCGIPKWKWSYLPGKDLTPVLTGAASQVQDTILFTFDDEYAGQISAPPFITEPCHIRCIIHKDADGEWKYARYYDPAGVAAETYEMYCLRDGTGNAVDPDELDNVANSGSPNYAQYAAKRQELAQLLAVVEATRLAPVTPPGPPQPQLDLLLLNS
- a CDS encoding anaerobic sulfatase maturase translates to MGNHPPEKDAAGTFTRQGFTVMVKPAGPDCNLTCSYCFYRTKRRLFKDPHPRMGRRVVERFIKSYLELHPGPDVPFAWQGGEPLLAGLPFFEQVVRLARRHTPAGKRACQAVQTNATLIDRDFARFFAQNAFLVGVSLDGPAACHDAYRRRAGQPTHAEVMAGLTRLREHGVAYNILCAVHAANQEHPEDVYRFLRDAAGATFIQFIPIVADGAGSLCSASVTPAAFGSFLSRVWDVWRREDVGRVYVGHFDAALAAHLGQSGAICAMARDCGRALVLEHDGSLYACDHFVDETNYLGSLARQSLSELLASPVLAAFGAVKAATLPALCRQCPDLFACGGGCPKDRLQVAPPGALTAPYLCQGFKGFFRHAGPELAAMADVIRRQPAFRRVTDESAARRNAP
- a CDS encoding nitroreductase family protein, with the translated sequence MANITVDRTRCKRDGFCVATCPFAVLTTDAEGYPITSPESEKNCINCGHCVAVCPTAALEHAKLPPNDFLAVQPGQATPEALDALIRNRRSIRKFKRTPLPQETLDEIFQVARYAPTTKNMNHIAWHVTRTYEATRHLAGLTAAWISQVGYLPTAMDAFNAGGDLVLHGAPHVAYCVSPMEDLMPWTDGAIAATMLDLIATARGIGTCWAGIFIKAAGAHAPLQQALHLPEGTGVVGALMLGLPAERFHQTPPHIGQADVTWID
- a CDS encoding TetR/AcrR family transcriptional regulator produces the protein MKRIHSKETLLQVGLDLVWSRGFNGTGVEAILKEAKIPKGSFYNFFSSKEEFSLAVIDKFVASRSAVLSPILNDASLPALERVKKSFETIIATFEESGCYKGCLLGNLGQEMSDQYESVRQRLELSLQLWEKRVSDVLIQAQNDSSIPAYIDVAMLAENMIASFQGAVLRSKIKKSPEPLRHFIHLYFNVFLAQR
- a CDS encoding TIGR00341 family protein, which codes for MDTARVEAIHKQTVRETMQENAKLCVAFMVMNMLAATIASYGLFANSPAVIIGAMIIAMLLGPITGVSLALVDSDMKALFRGIGTLLVGAAGVIATAYTIGSIHIDVPITAEILGRTHPNFADLMIALAGGAAGAYASVSPRLSVAFVGVAIATALVPPLCAASILLARGQHQLAFGAFLLTFTNIVAIQFASSVVLFVTGFRKVTETKGLSFLQFLKFNLVSIAILAILAVVLTNSMHEVLSKKIYEANVRSVLEQECATADGCYLADIRFGPRWKQENVISAVVRGPQPPTPERIAAIEKKLPAHPKGLPVELRARYVPTTTINRDGVLYENIQEGDGNP